A window of the Spirochaetaceae bacterium genome harbors these coding sequences:
- a CDS encoding biotin transporter BioY, giving the protein MLDVSPTKYGHGAATLPAGTRVMTDIAAVLGGSLLVALCAQIRIPLPFTPVPITGQTFAVLLLPALLGGWRGPAAVAAYLLQGAFGLPFFAGGGAGWATLAGPTGGYLVGFFAAAVLIPAILGRGAAGPARVVAALVAGNVAIYLFGVPWLDRFMDGNVLTAIHLGLTPFLIGDAIKLLAAALVVVAAGSTRPLP; this is encoded by the coding sequence ATGCTGGACGTTTCACCGACCAAGTATGGCCACGGCGCGGCCACGCTGCCGGCCGGCACCCGGGTCATGACCGACATCGCGGCCGTGCTCGGCGGATCGCTGCTGGTGGCACTGTGTGCCCAGATACGCATCCCGCTGCCGTTCACGCCGGTTCCGATTACCGGCCAGACCTTCGCGGTGCTGTTGCTGCCGGCACTGCTCGGCGGTTGGCGCGGCCCCGCCGCGGTGGCCGCGTACCTGCTGCAGGGCGCCTTCGGGCTGCCGTTCTTCGCCGGCGGCGGCGCCGGCTGGGCGACGCTGGCCGGACCCACCGGCGGCTACCTGGTGGGGTTCTTCGCCGCCGCCGTGCTGATACCCGCCATCCTCGGACGCGGCGCCGCCGGGCCGGCGCGCGTGGTCGCGGCCCTGGTGGCCGGCAACGTGGCGATCTACCTGTTCGGGGTACCGTGGCTGGATCGCTTCATGGACGGTAACGTGCTCACCGCGATCCACCTCGGGCTGACCCCGTTCCTGATCGGAGACGCCATCAAGCTGCTCGCCGCGGCCTTGGTGGTGGTGGCGGCCGGCAGCACCCGGCCCCTGCCATAG
- the gltX gene encoding glutamate--tRNA ligase — MAPRVRYAPSPTGRLHVGNVRTALFVYLLARAAGGTYVLRVEDTDRRRYDPDALADIYDNLTWLGLRWDEGPGVGGPYAPYIQSERVAGHRAVAERLVATGHAYRCYCDPARLERVRATHNGYDRHCRNLSPEERRRREAGGAASVIRFRVPLEGSTRYDDLLLGAIERRNSDINPDPVLLKSDGFPTYHLAAIADDHDMAISHVLRAQEWVSSAPLHLLIFEACGWQPPHYAHLPAVNGPDGKKLGKRHGATGVHEFRRRGILPEALVNYLALLGWSPGDDREFFTLGELEHSFSMERLGRAGAVFDHKKLEWFNGHYIRRLPPARLAVALRPYLREAGIEVATLDADPASAGQAGAGEAGADATAAETALAALLQERITVLDEAPQRAAFLGPDADLAAEELVPRRLTAAAAATILQQASPLLEPIPATDGEHALEERLRELARVQGVKFGDLMMTIRMATTGSRVSPPLFGSLRLLGEQRLRGRLARALATLSAAAEED; from the coding sequence ATGGCCCCGCGGGTTCGCTACGCTCCTTCTCCGACCGGCCGGCTGCACGTCGGCAACGTCCGTACCGCGCTGTTCGTGTACCTGCTCGCGCGCGCCGCGGGCGGTACCTACGTGCTGCGGGTCGAGGACACCGACCGGCGCCGCTACGATCCGGATGCGCTCGCCGACATCTACGACAATCTGACCTGGCTCGGCCTGCGCTGGGACGAGGGCCCCGGCGTCGGCGGCCCGTACGCTCCCTACATCCAGTCGGAGCGCGTGGCCGGCCACCGCGCGGTGGCCGAGCGCCTGGTGGCAACCGGCCACGCCTACCGCTGCTACTGCGACCCGGCACGCCTGGAGCGGGTACGCGCCACCCACAACGGCTACGATCGGCACTGCCGCAACCTCAGCCCGGAGGAGCGCAGGCGGCGGGAGGCGGGCGGGGCGGCCTCGGTGATCCGCTTCCGGGTGCCGCTGGAAGGCAGCACCCGCTACGACGACCTGCTGCTCGGCGCCATCGAGCGCCGCAACAGCGACATCAACCCGGATCCGGTGCTGCTCAAGTCGGACGGCTTCCCGACCTACCACCTGGCGGCCATCGCCGACGACCACGACATGGCGATCAGCCACGTGCTGCGCGCGCAGGAGTGGGTGTCCTCGGCGCCGCTGCACCTGCTGATCTTCGAGGCGTGCGGCTGGCAACCGCCGCACTACGCCCACCTGCCGGCCGTGAACGGGCCGGACGGCAAGAAGCTCGGCAAGCGCCACGGCGCCACCGGCGTGCACGAGTTCCGCCGCCGCGGCATCCTCCCGGAGGCGCTGGTGAACTACCTCGCGCTGCTCGGCTGGTCGCCCGGCGACGACCGCGAGTTCTTTACGCTCGGCGAACTGGAGCACTCGTTCAGCATGGAGCGGCTCGGGCGAGCCGGCGCGGTGTTCGATCACAAGAAGCTGGAGTGGTTCAACGGCCACTACATTCGCCGCCTGCCGCCGGCGCGGCTGGCGGTGGCGCTGCGCCCCTACCTGCGCGAAGCGGGGATCGAGGTGGCCACCCTCGACGCCGACCCGGCGAGCGCCGGCCAGGCAGGCGCCGGCGAGGCAGGCGCCGACGCGACGGCCGCCGAAACGGCGCTCGCCGCGCTGCTGCAGGAGCGCATCACGGTCCTGGACGAGGCGCCGCAGCGGGCGGCGTTTCTCGGGCCCGATGCCGACCTGGCGGCGGAGGAGCTGGTTCCGCGGCGTTTGACGGCCGCGGCGGCGGCCACGATATTGCAGCAGGCGTCCCCGTTGCTGGAGCCGATTCCCGCCACGGACGGCGAGCACGCGCTGGAGGAACGGCTGCGAGAGCTGGCGCGTGTCCAAGGCGTGAAGTTTGGAGATTTGATGATGACCATTCGAATGGCAACCACCGGCAGCAGGGTGTCGCCGCCCCTGTTCGGTTCGCTGCGGCTGCTCGGCGAACAGCGCCTGCGCGGTCGCCTGGCGCGCGCGCTCGCTACCCTGAGCGCGGCCGCGGAGGAAGACTGA
- a CDS encoding glycine--tRNA ligase yields MDTIVALCKRRGFIYPSSDVYGGLASAWDYGPLGAALKNRLRDAWWREMTQLHDNIVGIDAAILMHPRVWEASGHVENFTDPLVDCRACKARFRADQLDDPEGRCPRCGKRELTPARQFNLMFRTHLGPVQDAGSVVYLRPETAQGSYVNFKNVLQSSRLKVPFGIAQVGKAFRNEITTKSFIFRTCEFEQMEMQYFVHPSEDTRWFEHWKARRFQYYLDLGIDPDNLRFHQHGPDELAHYARDAYDIQYRFPFGWQELEGIHNRTDFDLKRHMEFAGKDLTYLDESTRERYVPFIIETAVGLTRSVLMALVDGYDEDRVGGERRVVLRFHPRVAPITVGVFPLVKKDGLAERARDIETELRESFATFYDQSGAIGRRYRRQDEIGTPYCVTIDYDTMADDTVTLRFRDSTEQVRVARRDLVARLNEATAGYRRPGAG; encoded by the coding sequence ATGGACACCATCGTGGCGCTGTGCAAGCGGCGCGGCTTCATCTATCCGTCGAGCGACGTGTACGGCGGGCTCGCCTCGGCGTGGGACTACGGGCCGCTCGGCGCCGCCCTCAAGAACCGGCTGCGCGACGCGTGGTGGCGCGAGATGACGCAGTTGCACGACAACATCGTGGGCATCGACGCCGCCATCCTGATGCACCCGCGGGTGTGGGAGGCGTCCGGCCACGTCGAGAACTTCACCGATCCGCTGGTCGACTGCCGCGCCTGCAAGGCGCGCTTTCGCGCCGACCAGCTCGACGATCCCGAGGGCCGCTGCCCGCGGTGCGGCAAGCGGGAGTTGACCCCGGCGCGCCAGTTCAACCTGATGTTCCGCACCCACCTCGGTCCGGTGCAGGACGCCGGCAGCGTGGTCTACCTGCGCCCGGAGACCGCGCAGGGCAGCTACGTCAACTTCAAGAACGTGCTGCAGTCGAGCCGCCTCAAGGTGCCGTTCGGCATCGCGCAGGTGGGCAAGGCGTTCCGCAACGAGATCACCACCAAGAGCTTCATCTTCCGCACTTGCGAATTCGAGCAGATGGAGATGCAGTACTTCGTGCACCCGAGCGAGGACACGCGCTGGTTCGAGCATTGGAAGGCACGCCGCTTCCAGTATTACCTGGACCTGGGCATCGACCCGGACAACCTGCGCTTCCACCAGCACGGGCCGGACGAACTGGCGCACTACGCGCGCGACGCGTACGACATCCAGTACCGGTTCCCGTTCGGCTGGCAGGAGCTGGAGGGCATTCACAACCGCACCGACTTCGACCTGAAGCGGCACATGGAGTTCGCCGGCAAGGACCTGACCTACCTGGACGAGTCCACGCGCGAGCGTTACGTCCCGTTCATCATCGAAACGGCGGTGGGGCTGACCCGGTCGGTGCTGATGGCGCTGGTGGACGGCTACGACGAGGACCGGGTCGGCGGCGAGCGCCGCGTGGTGCTGCGCTTCCATCCGCGCGTGGCGCCGATAACCGTGGGCGTGTTCCCGCTGGTGAAGAAGGACGGGCTCGCCGAGCGTGCGCGCGACATCGAGACCGAGCTGCGCGAGTCGTTCGCCACGTTCTACGACCAGAGCGGGGCGATCGGGCGCCGCTACCGGCGCCAGGACGAGATCGGCACCCCGTACTGCGTGACCATCGACTACGACACCATGGCGGACGACACGGTCACGCTGCGCTTCCGCGATAGCACCGAGCAGGTGCGGGTGGCGCGGCGCGACCTGGTGGCCCGCCTCAATGAGGCCACCGCCGGCTACCGGCGCCCCGGAGCCGGCTGA